From the genome of Segatella hominis, one region includes:
- a CDS encoding 1-deoxy-D-xylulose-5-phosphate reductoisomerase, which translates to MKKQQICILGSTGSIGTQALDVIEQHSDLYEVYCLTANHRVKELAAQAHKFHPAAVVIADETLYEELQDLLRDEPDIKVYAGAQALCDIVEADPIDMVLASMVGFSGLEPTIHAIKAHKKICLANKETLVVAGELICQLAQQYHAPILPVDSEHSAIFQSLVGEDQNEIDKILLTCSGGPFRNFTHEQLEKVTAADALQHPTWDMGAKITIDSASLMNKGFEVTEAKWLFGVPADKIQVLIHPQSVVHSAVQFMDGAVKAQLGVPDMRLPIQYAFSFPQRLPLKGERLDLFKTQDLQFFEPDYKKFKCLQLCFDAIRKGGNMSCIVNAANEIVNAGFRRGECGFLQMADIIEEVMAKATFDSQPDLDVYLQTDAEARRIATELMHHI; encoded by the coding sequence ATGAAAAAACAACAGATATGTATTCTCGGTTCTACGGGAAGCATCGGCACACAGGCGCTGGATGTCATCGAACAGCATAGCGACCTTTACGAGGTCTATTGCCTCACCGCCAACCATCGTGTGAAGGAACTGGCTGCCCAGGCGCACAAGTTCCATCCTGCTGCCGTCGTCATCGCCGATGAGACACTTTATGAGGAACTGCAGGATCTGCTCCGCGACGAACCGGACATCAAGGTCTATGCAGGTGCACAGGCTCTCTGCGACATCGTGGAGGCTGATCCTATCGACATGGTGCTTGCCTCTATGGTGGGTTTCTCTGGACTGGAACCAACCATCCATGCCATCAAGGCCCACAAGAAAATCTGTCTGGCCAATAAGGAAACCCTCGTTGTGGCAGGTGAACTCATCTGCCAGTTGGCTCAGCAGTATCATGCGCCTATCCTCCCGGTGGATAGCGAACATAGCGCCATCTTCCAGAGTTTGGTGGGCGAGGATCAGAACGAAATCGACAAGATACTCCTTACCTGTTCGGGTGGACCTTTCCGCAATTTCACCCACGAGCAGTTGGAGAAGGTGACGGCAGCCGATGCCCTCCAGCATCCTACCTGGGATATGGGCGCCAAGATAACCATCGACTCCGCTTCTCTCATGAACAAGGGATTTGAGGTGACGGAAGCGAAGTGGCTTTTCGGCGTACCTGCCGACAAGATACAGGTGCTCATCCATCCGCAGAGCGTGGTGCATAGTGCCGTACAGTTTATGGATGGAGCCGTCAAGGCCCAGTTGGGTGTGCCGGATATGCGCCTGCCTATCCAGTATGCCTTCTCCTTCCCTCAGCGCCTGCCTTTGAAGGGCGAGCGTCTTGACCTTTTCAAGACCCAGGATTTGCAGTTTTTCGAACCAGACTACAAGAAGTTCAAGTGTCTGCAACTCTGCTTTGACGCCATCCGCAAGGGCGGCAATATGTCCTGCATCGTCAATGCAGCCAATGAAATCGTCAATGCAGGCTTCCGTCGTGGCGAATGTGGATTCCTGCAGATGGCAGACATCATCGAAGAGGTGATGGCGAAAGCCACCTTCGACAGTCAGCCCGACCTCGATGTCTATCTGCAGACCGATGCCGAGGCTCGCCGCATCGCCACCGAACTGATGCATCATATATAA
- the rimM gene encoding ribosome maturation factor RimM (Essential for efficient processing of 16S rRNA), with product MIRRDDVYKIGKLGKPHGVKGEITFAITDDVFDRVDAEYLVLDINGILVPFYMEEYRFKNDENVLVKFEDIDTQEQARNYTGCEVYFPRHLSDSDGEHMSWAEIIGFQLVDVPTGKVVGTIDHVDDSTINLLFEVTTPEGEEVLIPASNDLIEEVNAEKKEIRMAIPEGLLEL from the coding sequence ATGATAAGACGTGACGACGTATATAAGATAGGTAAGCTCGGAAAGCCTCACGGCGTGAAGGGAGAAATCACCTTCGCCATCACAGATGATGTTTTCGACCGTGTGGATGCGGAGTATCTTGTGCTCGACATCAATGGCATCCTCGTTCCTTTCTATATGGAGGAATACCGCTTCAAAAATGATGAAAACGTACTGGTGAAGTTTGAGGATATTGACACGCAGGAACAGGCTCGCAACTATACGGGCTGCGAGGTTTATTTCCCGCGCCATCTTTCCGATAGCGATGGTGAGCACATGAGCTGGGCTGAAATCATCGGTTTCCAACTGGTGGATGTTCCTACTGGCAAGGTGGTGGGCACCATCGATCATGTGGATGATTCTACCATCAATCTCCTCTTCGAGGTGACTACCCCGGAGGGAGAGGAAGTGCTGATTCCTGCCAGCAACGACCTCATTGAGGAAGTGAATGCAGAGAAGAAAGAAATCAGAATGGCAATTCCGGAAGGATTGCTGGAACTGTAA
- the murA gene encoding UDP-N-acetylglucosamine 1-carboxyvinyltransferase, protein MESFIIEGGHPLKGTIVPQGAKNEALEVICTTILTKDPVRIKNVPDILDVNNLIKLLKEIGVKVTQNSHNDYTFQSDELNLDYLDSIEFVKKCSSLRGSVLMIGPLLGRCGKATIAKPGGDKIGRRRLDTHFLGFKYLGAKFMHDDERNVYQIEADHLKGCYMLLDEASVTGTANIIMASVLAKGTTTIYNAACEPYIQQLCHLLNAMGARISGIASNLLTIVGVESLHGAEHTILPDMIEVGSFIGMAAMCGAGVRIKDVSVKNLGIIPDAFRRLGVKIKVEGDDLFIPEQKHYVIDSFIDGTIMTLSDAPWPGLTPDLLSVLLVVATQARGSVLFHQKMFESRLFFVDKLIDMGAQIILCDPHRAVVVGHDHKLTLRAGRMTSPDIRAGIALLIAAMSANGTSRIANIAQIDRGYEDIENRLNALGAKITRVCD, encoded by the coding sequence ATGGAGTCATTCATCATAGAGGGCGGCCATCCGCTCAAGGGAACGATTGTTCCACAAGGTGCCAAGAATGAGGCCCTGGAGGTCATCTGTACCACGATTTTAACTAAGGATCCTGTGCGCATCAAGAACGTGCCGGACATCCTCGACGTCAACAATCTCATCAAGTTGCTGAAAGAAATCGGAGTCAAGGTGACACAGAACAGCCACAACGACTATACTTTCCAGAGCGATGAACTCAATCTCGACTATCTGGACAGCATAGAGTTTGTGAAGAAATGTTCCTCCCTTCGTGGCAGCGTGCTCATGATCGGTCCGCTCTTGGGCCGTTGCGGAAAGGCTACGATTGCCAAGCCTGGTGGCGACAAGATTGGTCGCCGTCGTCTCGACACGCATTTCTTGGGTTTCAAATATTTGGGAGCCAAGTTTATGCATGATGACGAGCGCAATGTCTATCAGATAGAGGCAGACCACTTGAAGGGCTGCTATATGCTGCTCGATGAGGCTTCCGTTACGGGTACTGCCAATATCATCATGGCTTCCGTGCTCGCCAAGGGTACTACCACCATCTATAATGCAGCCTGCGAACCCTATATCCAGCAGCTCTGCCATCTGCTCAATGCGATGGGAGCACGCATCAGCGGCATAGCCAGCAACCTCCTCACCATCGTGGGTGTGGAAAGTCTGCATGGAGCCGAACATACCATTCTGCCGGATATGATCGAGGTGGGTTCCTTCATCGGAATGGCTGCCATGTGTGGCGCTGGTGTCCGCATCAAGGACGTATCGGTCAAGAATTTGGGAATCATTCCTGATGCCTTCCGCCGCTTAGGTGTGAAAATCAAGGTAGAGGGCGATGATCTCTTCATTCCTGAACAGAAGCATTATGTCATCGATTCCTTCATCGACGGCACCATCATGACTCTCTCGGATGCTCCTTGGCCAGGCTTGACTCCAGACCTTCTCTCCGTCCTGCTGGTAGTGGCTACCCAGGCTCGCGGTAGCGTCCTCTTCCATCAGAAGATGTTCGAGAGCCGTCTCTTCTTTGTGGATAAACTCATCGACATGGGTGCGCAGATCATCCTTTGCGACCCTCATCGTGCCGTGGTGGTAGGTCACGACCATAAGCTCACGCTCCGTGCAGGCAGAATGACGAGTCCGGATATCCGTGCCGGAATCGCCCTGCTGATAGCTGCCATGAGCGCCAACGGAACCAGCCGTATCGCCAATATCGCACAGATAGACCGTGGATATGAGGACATCGAAAACCGTCTCAACGCATTGGGTGCCAAGATTACCCGTGTCTGCGATTAG
- a CDS encoding DUF4290 domain-containing protein produces the protein MNIEGLDYNTQREKLVLPEYGREIQSMVDHAVAIKDRAERQHCAESIIAIMDHMFPDGADAEDHHRKLWDHLAIMSGFKLDIDYPYAVKQAEDIAKRPDPMDYPMTRIPVRHYGAMMFEIFDKLKNMEPGAEREELVKLTANQMRRDLAQWSHGSCDEEKVAADLARFTDGKIQLDLKNFKFEKFVLPTGNVPQKNNHASQKNNNGSQKNNNGSQKNNKKRNNK, from the coding sequence ATGAATATAGAAGGATTAGATTACAATACCCAACGCGAAAAGTTGGTTTTGCCGGAATATGGCAGGGAGATTCAGAGTATGGTCGATCATGCCGTCGCCATCAAAGACCGTGCTGAGCGCCAGCATTGTGCGGAGTCTATTATCGCCATCATGGACCACATGTTTCCTGATGGTGCAGATGCCGAGGACCATCATCGCAAACTCTGGGACCATCTCGCTATCATGAGCGGTTTCAAGCTCGATATCGACTATCCCTATGCCGTGAAGCAGGCTGAGGATATTGCCAAAAGACCCGATCCGATGGATTATCCGATGACGAGAATCCCTGTGCGCCACTATGGAGCCATGATGTTTGAAATCTTCGACAAACTGAAGAACATGGAGCCGGGAGCGGAGCGTGAAGAACTGGTGAAGCTGACTGCCAATCAGATGAGACGCGACCTGGCGCAATGGAGCCACGGTTCCTGCGATGAGGAGAAGGTGGCTGCCGACCTGGCTCGTTTCACAGACGGCAAGATTCAACTTGACCTGAAGAACTTCAAGTTTGAGAAATTCGTGTTGCCTACAGGTAATGTTCCTCAGAAAAACAATCATGCTTCTCAAAAGAACAACAACGGTTCTCAGAAAAATAATAATGGTTCTCAGAAAAATAACAAGAAAAGGAATAATAAGTAG
- the tsaB gene encoding tRNA (adenosine(37)-N6)-threonylcarbamoyltransferase complex dimerization subunit type 1 TsaB: MSCILNIETSTDVCSVAISDNGQVIFNKEDHSGPNHAVKLGVYVDEALSFIDAHGIPLEAVAVSCGPGSYTGLRIGVSMAKGICYGRDVKLISIPTLELMAVPVLIGEHPAEEDALIVPMLDARRMEVYAKVMDRALKEVRPIQADIVDADTYKEYLDRGTVYFFGNGAEKCMEVINHPNARLVKGIEPLAKNMAPLAEKRFVEGKFEDVAYFVPFYLKDFVAKMPKKLL, translated from the coding sequence ATGTCTTGTATATTGAATATTGAGACGAGTACCGATGTGTGCTCAGTGGCAATTAGTGATAATGGACAGGTGATTTTCAACAAGGAAGATCACAGCGGTCCTAACCATGCAGTTAAGTTAGGTGTTTACGTAGATGAGGCTCTTAGTTTCATAGATGCCCATGGTATTCCTTTGGAGGCTGTGGCGGTAAGTTGCGGCCCAGGTTCTTATACCGGTCTTCGCATCGGAGTCAGTATGGCGAAGGGAATCTGCTATGGCCGTGATGTGAAGCTCATCTCCATCCCTACGCTCGAACTGATGGCTGTTCCTGTATTGATCGGTGAGCATCCGGCTGAGGAAGATGCGCTTATTGTTCCTATGCTTGATGCCCGCAGAATGGAAGTCTATGCCAAGGTGATGGACCGTGCCCTGAAGGAGGTGCGCCCTATCCAGGCTGATATCGTGGATGCAGATACCTACAAGGAGTATCTTGATCGTGGAACTGTCTATTTCTTCGGAAATGGAGCCGAGAAATGTATGGAGGTCATCAATCATCCGAACGCCCGACTCGTGAAGGGCATCGAACCATTAGCGAAGAACATGGCTCCGCTGGCAGAGAAGCGCTTCGTGGAAGGCAAGTTTGAGGATGTGGCTTACTTCGTTCCTTTCTATCTGAAGGACTTTGTGGCCAAGATGCCTAAGAAACTGCTCTAA
- a CDS encoding YicC/YloC family endoribonuclease, protein MIQSMTGFGKATVAYNEKKINVEIKSLNSKALDLSTRIAPLYREKEMEMRQIIAKMLERGKVDFAIWIEKNAADDATPINASLVENYYHQIKQISAQTGIPEPTDWYGTLLRLPDVTTRTEVEELTEEEWEAAKSAILQAIGHLVDFRKQEGAALQKKFTEKVDNIQALLASIEPYEKARVEKIRASIVSGLEQIPSVNYDKNRLEQELIYYIEKLDISEEKQRLTNHLKYFRETMNEEGHGVGKKLGFIAQEMGREINTTGSKSNQAEMQNIVVKMKDELEQIKEQVLNAL, encoded by the coding sequence ATGATACAGTCAATGACAGGCTTCGGAAAAGCAACCGTTGCCTACAACGAAAAGAAAATTAATGTAGAGATAAAGTCATTAAACAGCAAGGCTCTTGACCTCTCTACACGTATAGCACCTCTCTATCGTGAAAAGGAGATGGAGATGCGTCAGATTATCGCTAAAATGCTGGAAAGAGGCAAGGTTGACTTTGCTATCTGGATAGAGAAGAATGCAGCTGATGATGCGACTCCTATCAATGCTTCACTTGTAGAAAATTATTACCACCAAATCAAGCAGATTTCGGCTCAGACCGGTATTCCTGAGCCTACAGACTGGTATGGCACACTTCTTCGTCTTCCTGACGTAACAACAAGAACTGAAGTGGAAGAATTGACTGAAGAGGAGTGGGAAGCTGCAAAAAGTGCAATTTTGCAGGCCATCGGTCATCTGGTGGACTTCCGCAAGCAGGAAGGTGCTGCTCTCCAGAAGAAATTTACGGAGAAAGTGGATAATATTCAGGCACTCCTTGCCAGTATCGAACCATACGAGAAAGCTCGCGTGGAGAAAATCCGTGCCAGCATCGTGAGCGGTCTGGAACAGATTCCTTCAGTCAACTACGACAAGAACCGCCTGGAGCAGGAGCTCATCTACTACATCGAGAAGCTCGACATCAGCGAGGAGAAGCAGCGCCTTACCAACCACCTGAAGTATTTCCGTGAGACCATGAACGAGGAAGGTCACGGCGTGGGCAAGAAGCTCGGTTTCATCGCACAGGAGATGGGTCGCGAAATCAACACTACCGGTTCTAAGAGCAATCAGGCTGAAATGCAGAACATCGTGGTGAAGATGAAGGACGAATTGGAGCAAATCAAGGAGCAGGTGCTGAATGCACTATAA
- the gmk gene encoding guanylate kinase translates to MKNGLLIFSAPSGSGKSTIVNWLMKEHPELKLAFSISCTSRAPRGTEKNGVEYFFLTPEEFKAKIANEEFLEYEEVYQDRFYGTLKSQVENQLNAGESVIFDVDVKGGVNIKKFYGERALSIFVQPPSVEELRRRLNGRGTDAPEVIEQRLAKASYELTFAPQFDHVVVNDNLEKAQQEVYQLVKDFLSEE, encoded by the coding sequence ATGAAGAACGGATTGTTAATTTTCAGCGCTCCTTCCGGCAGCGGAAAGAGCACGATAGTCAACTGGTTGATGAAGGAACACCCGGAATTGAAGTTGGCCTTCTCTATCAGTTGCACCTCCCGCGCCCCTCGTGGTACAGAAAAGAATGGTGTGGAATATTTCTTCCTCACTCCTGAGGAATTCAAGGCTAAGATTGCTAATGAGGAGTTCCTGGAATACGAGGAGGTTTATCAGGACCGCTTCTACGGCACGCTGAAATCTCAGGTGGAAAACCAGCTGAATGCTGGCGAATCCGTCATTTTCGACGTAGATGTCAAGGGTGGCGTCAATATCAAGAAATTCTATGGTGAGCGTGCCTTGAGCATCTTCGTGCAACCTCCTTCGGTAGAGGAATTGCGCCGACGTCTGAATGGTCGTGGTACGGATGCACCAGAGGTGATTGAACAGCGACTTGCCAAGGCAAGCTATGAGCTGACCTTTGCTCCACAGTTTGACCATGTAGTGGTGAACGACAACTTGGAGAAGGCACAGCAGGAGGTTTATCAGCTCGTCAAGGATTTTTTAAGTGAAGAGTGA
- the nadD gene encoding nicotinate (nicotinamide) nucleotide adenylyltransferase, with translation MKKVGIFGGSFNPIHTGHIALAKSLCEKAGLDEVWFMVSPQNPFKQAATDLLDDSLRFELVEKALKGESLLKACNYEFHLPKPSYTWHTLQALSKDYPDIDFTLLIGGDNWAAFDKWFHHDDILAHYPIVVYPRQGASIGAVPQGVTIVETPLLNISSTEIRQAILQGKSIHGMVPEAIEDLACKYYGGMRNEKL, from the coding sequence ATGAAGAAAGTAGGAATATTCGGAGGAAGTTTCAACCCGATACATACCGGTCACATCGCTCTGGCCAAGAGCCTCTGCGAAAAGGCGGGACTGGACGAGGTGTGGTTTATGGTTTCACCACAGAATCCGTTCAAGCAGGCTGCAACCGACCTGCTTGACGACTCTTTGCGCTTCGAACTGGTGGAAAAGGCGCTCAAAGGGGAAAGCCTGCTGAAGGCTTGTAACTATGAATTCCATCTTCCGAAACCTTCCTACACCTGGCATACGCTCCAGGCGCTGAGCAAGGATTATCCCGACATCGACTTCACCTTATTAATAGGTGGAGACAACTGGGCCGCTTTCGACAAGTGGTTTCATCACGACGACATTCTCGCCCACTATCCTATCGTGGTCTATCCCCGTCAGGGAGCAAGCATCGGAGCCGTTCCACAGGGAGTAACCATCGTGGAGACGCCCCTACTCAACATCAGCAGCACCGAGATACGCCAGGCGATTCTTCAGGGGAAAAGTATCCACGGAATGGTGCCGGAAGCCATCGAGGACTTGGCATGCAAATATTATGGGGGAATGAGAAATGAGAAATTATAA
- a CDS encoding phosphoethanolamine transferase: MNWKKYIKKALCLAFEPIRRNANFFTFMYILGILTAVVTLPRWRELYDNLYLELFFDLYIVCAVLALIPKKVRFCIRGVLYLILYAVAIADVYCFVNFGSTLNPSMLMLVGETNSSEASNFIAACLSTEVIFSSVGWVLLLILVQILTAFRRFRHFIWKVSVLFASFSKPLYGWLTLHIDRITRLLPQVAGICCIALFIWSACTSWHNKMAIHKLMTGKTIGEVEHTLTEKDCANLYMPIYRLYFSIYANKLAANQITQLIHAADKVEVDTCTYRSPQIVLIIGESFGKQHSQQYGYFMDTTPYQVALEKTKKLTKFTDVVTCWNLTSFVFKNVFSTHVIGEKGEWCDYPLFPEIFRKAGYHVTFITNEFLPQAKEAVYDFSGGFFLNNPKLSKLQFDSRNTELHALDDGLLEDYDNGLKEAETNSKYNLTIFHLMGQHVDYKTRYKHSQTHFWAGSYEDKRPELTDKQRKVLSHYDNATLYNDSIVAQIVKRYSKKNAIVIYMPDHGEECYEGNRGFICRNHSANIDWPLAHYEFEIPFWIFCSQKYISSHRDIYRQIRKAKDKRFMTDALPHLLLYLAGIETPTYNPKYNILSPEYDEMRPRILKNSADYDKLRDAEMEKQKRLKDAEAAMGHKKKKK, translated from the coding sequence ATGAATTGGAAGAAATACATCAAGAAGGCTTTGTGCCTGGCATTTGAACCGATACGACGTAATGCTAACTTCTTTACGTTCATGTATATTTTGGGCATACTGACTGCCGTAGTAACGCTCCCGAGATGGCGTGAACTCTACGACAACCTGTATCTGGAACTGTTTTTCGACCTCTACATCGTTTGTGCCGTCTTGGCTTTGATTCCTAAGAAAGTACGCTTCTGCATCAGAGGTGTGCTCTATCTCATCTTGTATGCCGTGGCGATAGCTGATGTCTATTGCTTCGTCAATTTCGGCTCCACGCTCAACCCTTCCATGCTCATGCTGGTGGGCGAAACCAACAGCAGCGAGGCAAGCAACTTCATCGCAGCCTGCCTCTCTACCGAGGTTATCTTCAGTAGTGTGGGCTGGGTATTGCTGCTTATCCTCGTGCAGATACTCACCGCCTTCCGCCGTTTCCGCCATTTCATCTGGAAAGTATCGGTACTCTTTGCCTCCTTCAGCAAACCGCTCTACGGTTGGCTTACCCTTCATATTGATCGCATCACCCGACTCCTGCCTCAGGTAGCCGGCATCTGCTGCATCGCCCTCTTCATCTGGAGCGCCTGCACTTCCTGGCACAACAAAATGGCCATCCACAAGCTGATGACGGGCAAGACTATCGGCGAAGTGGAACATACCCTCACAGAGAAGGACTGCGCCAATCTCTACATGCCTATCTACCGTCTCTATTTCAGCATCTACGCCAATAAGTTGGCAGCCAACCAGATTACCCAGCTGATTCATGCTGCCGACAAGGTGGAGGTAGATACCTGCACCTACCGTTCGCCACAGATTGTGCTCATCATCGGCGAGAGCTTCGGCAAGCAGCATTCCCAGCAATACGGTTATTTCATGGATACGACTCCTTATCAGGTGGCATTGGAAAAGACCAAGAAGCTGACCAAATTTACGGATGTCGTGACCTGCTGGAACCTCACCAGCTTTGTTTTCAAGAACGTATTCTCCACTCATGTCATCGGCGAGAAGGGCGAGTGGTGCGACTATCCTCTCTTCCCGGAAATCTTCCGCAAGGCAGGTTACCACGTCACCTTCATCACCAATGAATTTCTGCCGCAGGCCAAGGAAGCCGTATATGACTTCAGCGGCGGTTTCTTCCTCAATAATCCGAAACTCAGCAAGTTGCAGTTTGACAGCCGCAACACGGAGCTACACGCCCTGGACGACGGACTGCTGGAGGACTATGACAACGGACTGAAGGAAGCTGAAACCAACAGTAAGTATAATCTCACCATCTTCCACCTGATGGGTCAGCACGTGGATTACAAGACCCGCTACAAGCACAGTCAGACCCATTTCTGGGCGGGCAGTTATGAGGACAAGCGCCCAGAGCTGACCGACAAACAGCGCAAGGTGCTGAGCCATTACGACAACGCCACCCTTTACAACGACTCTATCGTGGCGCAGATTGTGAAGCGCTATTCCAAGAAGAACGCCATCGTCATCTACATGCCCGACCATGGCGAGGAGTGCTATGAGGGCAACCGCGGTTTCATCTGCCGCAACCATTCTGCCAATATCGACTGGCCTTTGGCTCACTACGAGTTTGAGATTCCTTTCTGGATTTTCTGTTCCCAGAAGTACATCAGCAGCCATCGTGACATCTACCGCCAGATTCGCAAGGCGAAGGACAAGCGTTTCATGACCGATGCCTTGCCTCACCTATTATTATATTTGGCAGGCATCGAGACTCCTACCTACAATCCGAAGTACAACATCCTCAGCCCAGAGTATGACGAAATGCGCCCTCGCATCCTGAAAAACAGCGCCGACTATGACAAGTTGAGGGATGCGGAAATGGAGAAGCAGAAAAGGCTGAAGGATGCAGAAGCTGCCATGGGACATAAAAAGAAAAAGAAATAG
- a CDS encoding acyltransferase family protein, whose protein sequence is MNTPTLSRSECNVLRGLAIIGIFLHNYCHWIGSIVKENEYQYFQHNVDWLNQVLVNPDLNLPFHLISFFGHYGVPVFLFLSAYGLVLKYEAKPHLDASTQFVNINGKTMWNWKEPLRFIRYHYLKLFKMMIVGFVAFTMLDYITYGPHKYATLDVVAMLGMFNNILPDPDRIIWPGPFWFFGLMLQLYIVYRLFIYRKHWGFTVGLMVVCIVIQIALGWDNPESEAMNRYRYNFMGGMLPFGLGVLYARYGEKILMTFHHNVTNFFGIIFCCSIIYSLSGSMMGWTFVPLFICLLSVLTAKFLSGVNWLSGVNRILEWMGGISAALFVCHPITRKIFIPISRQGDMYAGLLLYIVSSICLAWLFTQLMKKIPNPKF, encoded by the coding sequence ATGAATACACCCACTTTAAGTCGTTCGGAATGTAATGTGCTGCGAGGACTTGCCATTATCGGCATTTTCCTGCACAACTACTGCCATTGGATAGGTTCTATCGTCAAGGAGAACGAGTATCAGTATTTTCAACACAACGTGGACTGGCTGAACCAGGTTTTGGTCAATCCAGACCTCAATCTGCCGTTCCATCTCATCTCATTCTTCGGACATTATGGCGTACCAGTATTCCTCTTTCTGAGCGCATACGGACTGGTATTGAAATATGAAGCAAAGCCACATCTTGATGCCTCTACACAATTTGTCAACATCAACGGAAAGACGATGTGGAACTGGAAAGAGCCGCTTCGCTTCATCCGCTATCATTATCTGAAACTCTTCAAGATGATGATTGTGGGATTCGTGGCATTCACCATGCTCGACTACATCACATACGGTCCGCACAAGTATGCTACACTTGATGTTGTGGCGATGTTAGGTATGTTTAATAATATATTGCCCGACCCAGACCGCATCATCTGGCCAGGACCATTCTGGTTTTTCGGATTGATGCTCCAACTCTATATTGTCTATCGTCTGTTCATCTATCGCAAACATTGGGGATTCACCGTAGGACTGATGGTAGTCTGCATAGTGATACAGATAGCGTTGGGATGGGACAATCCAGAGAGCGAGGCGATGAACCGCTACCGCTATAATTTCATGGGAGGAATGTTGCCATTCGGGTTAGGTGTACTCTATGCCCGATATGGCGAGAAGATATTGATGACTTTCCATCACAACGTGACGAATTTCTTCGGCATCATCTTCTGCTGCTCCATCATCTACAGTCTCAGCGGCAGCATGATGGGATGGACCTTCGTGCCCCTCTTCATCTGTCTGCTCAGCGTACTGACCGCCAAATTTCTTTCAGGAGTCAACTGGTTGTCAGGAGTCAACAGGATATTGGAATGGATGGGCGGCATTTCGGCGGCACTTTTCGTCTGCCACCCTATCACACGAAAGATTTTCATCCCTATCAGCCGACAGGGAGATATGTATGCAGGTCTGCTCCTCTACATCGTATCGAGCATCTGCCTGGCTTGGTTGTTCACGCAACTGATGAAGAAAATCCCAAATCCGAAGTTTTAG
- a CDS encoding acyltransferase family protein yields MKIKDIELANISRFRGELMGAAMLFIILFHVGLPREDAFYGLRRMGNVGVDMFLFLSGIGLWFSWVKNPDVKRFFIRRYLRIYPAWLIIACLFYIPRFHGGSTWDWIYLFGEISINWGFWLHDELNFWYIPATMMLYLFAPGYMELIRRHPIYRWLPVVMVMWCILVQYVTPIHQAVGHLEIFWSRVPIFFIGINMGEMVRRKDTLDGASIWMIWIMFLMTLLSSIFLEQVKHGQFPLFLERMLYIPLTVTSILLLNRIFRRTPKWVNKAFMFVGALSLEAYLIHIHFVLYYIEKWHWSYWPTFFTCIAITLPASWILAKIVGWISKELGKILMEKEKGE; encoded by the coding sequence ATGAAGATAAAAGATATAGAACTGGCGAATATCAGCCGATTTCGTGGTGAACTGATGGGAGCAGCCATGCTCTTCATCATCCTCTTTCATGTGGGATTGCCACGTGAAGATGCTTTCTATGGACTTCGCCGAATGGGAAATGTGGGAGTAGATATGTTTCTCTTCCTCAGCGGAATCGGTCTGTGGTTTTCATGGGTCAAGAATCCTGACGTTAAGCGTTTCTTCATCCGCCGTTATCTCCGCATTTATCCTGCCTGGCTCATCATCGCCTGCCTCTTCTACATTCCCCGTTTTCATGGCGGAAGTACGTGGGACTGGATTTATCTCTTCGGAGAGATTTCCATCAACTGGGGTTTCTGGCTGCACGATGAGTTGAACTTCTGGTACATTCCTGCCACGATGATGCTCTATCTCTTTGCTCCAGGCTATATGGAACTCATCAGGCGCCATCCTATCTACCGTTGGCTGCCCGTGGTCATGGTGATGTGGTGCATTCTGGTGCAATACGTTACTCCTATCCATCAGGCAGTTGGTCATCTGGAAATTTTCTGGAGCCGTGTACCGATATTCTTCATCGGAATCAACATGGGCGAGATGGTGCGCCGCAAGGATACGCTCGACGGGGCAAGCATCTGGATGATCTGGATCATGTTTCTGATGACGCTTCTCTCCAGCATCTTCCTGGAGCAGGTGAAGCATGGTCAATTCCCGCTCTTTCTGGAAAGAATGCTCTATATCCCGCTTACAGTAACCAGCATTCTGCTGCTCAACCGCATCTTCCGCCGCACTCCGAAATGGGTAAACAAGGCATTCATGTTTGTGGGCGCTTTGAGTCTGGAGGCCTACCTCATCCACATCCACTTCGTGCTCTACTATATCGAGAAATGGCATTGGAGCTATTGGCCTACCTTCTTCACCTGCATCGCCATCACGCTCCCTGCCTCCTGGATATTGGCTAAAATCGTGGGCTGGATTTCTAAGGAATTAGGCAAAATCCTGATGGAGAAGGAGAAAGGAGAATGA